The DNA region TCGGCGGCGATCCCATCGTCGGCTCGTCGTTCATCGACATCCTTCAACGGTTTGAAGACGACCCCGACACCGACCTCGTGGTGCTGGTCGGTGAAATCGGCGGCGACGAAGAGGAGAAGGCCGGTCGGTTCATCTCCGAGACCATGAGCACCCCGGTGATCGGGTACATCGCGGGCTTCCAGGCCCCTCCCGGCAAGCAGATGGGCCACGCCGGCGCCATCATCACCGGCTCGTCGGGGACCGCCCAGGGCAAGAAGGACGCCCTTGAGGCGATGGGCATCAAGGTGGGTACCAACCCCACCGAGGTCGCCGAACTGGTGAAGACACACATCGGCTAGCCCGCTGCCCCCTCCCCGGACGCACAGGCGACCGGGGAGGGGGCACGTCTAGACTGTCGCCTCGTGCCTGACGTCATTTCGTTCGCCCGCGGTGCCCCAGCCCCCGAGGCCCTTGACGGCGATCTCATCGCCCGCTGTACGAGTGAGGCCCTCGCCGCCGATCCCACGGTCGTCCTGTCCTACGGAACCGGTGGGGGCTACCCGCCACTGCGCGAGTGGCTGGCGACGCACCACGGCACCACCGCCGATCGGGTGCTCATCACCAACGGCTCCCTCGAGGGGTACGTGTTCCTGCTCGAGACGTTCCTTGCGCCGGGCGACCTTATCGCCCTCGAGGCGCCCACCTACGACCGGGCCCTGTTGCAAGCCCGAATCCACGGCATGGAGATCCTCCCCATCCCCATGCAGTCGGACGGAATGGACGTGGACGTCCTCGCCGCCGCCTGTTCCGCCGGTCACGTTCCGAGGTTGGTCTACACCATCCCCAACTTCCACAATCCGGCGGGCACGACGATTTCGGCCGAGAAGCGCCGAGCGCTCATCGCCCTGGCCGAGCAGTACGACTTCTGGATCCTCGAGGACGACCCGTACGGTCGCCTGCGGTTCGAGGGCGAGGACATCGCGGGCATCTACGACATGGCGGGGCCCGACCGCGTCATGTTCTCATCCTCGTTCTCAAAGACCCTCGCTCCCGGCCTGCGCGTGGGCTACCTGGTCGCCCCTCCCGATCTCGTCGCACAACTCGTGACGCGCGCCAACCAGACGTACATCTCGCCCGCGCACCTGCCCGAGGCCGCGGTGTTCTACATCTGCGCGGGCGGTCTGCTCGAACCCAACATCGTTCGGGTCACCGACCTCATGCGGGTACGCCGTGACGCGATGGCCGCCGGTCTGGTCCACCTCCCCACCGGGACGCGGTGCGTTCCGCCCGAGGGTGGTTTCTTCATGTGGGCCGAACTGCCCGACGGCATCTCTGCCGATGCGCTGTTGCCGAGGGCTCAGGAGGCCGGGGTCATCTACGTGGCCGGGTCCGCCTGCTTTACCTCTGGGCATGAGAACACGATGCGCCTCGCCTATTCCGGAGTCTCCCTGGCCGAGATCACCGAGGGCATGGAGCGCCTCGGCCAGGTCCTCCGCACAGCCGGGTAGCGACGGACCCCGACGGGGGTCATTCCCCCGCGCCCTGCCCTCACCCATTGTGTGCGCGGACACATGTCACCCAGTCCGATCGTGGGGACGCTGCTAGGTTGATTCGCATGCACGACAATCACGGTCATGCCCCCGCCCGCAGAATCGGCGGCGCCCCGTCAGCGAACAGGCGACTCGCCGCATCCTGACCCGCCGCTTCATCGCGGCCAGCGCGATTCTCCTCGTGGCCTCCTCCCCCGGGGTTGCTGCGCCTCTCTCGCGTAACGACGTGCTGGCGCGCACCCTCAACGGCCACACGGCTCAGCAGATCGTGCGCGAGGCCTTCCCGGGCAGCCAGTTACAGCAACGACCCCCAACAACGATCAAGGTTCTGATCGCCGATCAGGCACCGAGCGTCGTGATGTCCGGCCAGACGGTGTTGCGCCTGGTCGACGAGGGACGGAAGGGCGCGACGGGCACGCTGGTGCCCATCGGCCATCGCATCATCGTGCAGCGCTCACGGACCGCCTTCACGGTGACCGATCTCGACCAACCGGGAGCGAGACCGTCGATGATGCGCGGCCCCGTGCGCATGGACTCCGGGGACGCCGAGACCGGGATCCGCATGGCCACCCCGCTCGACCGCCGTTTCCGCGGCACGCTGCGTGTGACGAAAAGCGACGGGCTCAAGGTCGCGGTGGTCAACCAGACCACCACCGAGGACTACATCCGCGGCGTGCTCGCCGGTGACATGCCACCCGAGTGGGGCGACCGGGCACCGGTGGCGCTCGTCGTCGGCGCGGTCGCCGCTCGCTCTCGTGCGCTCGCGGCCGTTGCCACCCGGAAGGGGGCCTTCAACGTCACGTCCGACGACCCCCTCTACTTGGGGCTCGACGGTGAGCGACCGCAGACCAACGCGGCCGTGGACGGCAGCACGGGCTGGACCGTTACGCTCGCCAACCACCCCTTTGAGGCCTCGTTCCCGGTGATACCCGGTGACGTAACGGTCTTCGCGCCAACCCTCGGGGCGCCCGATCAGGTGGCCGCCGGTCCGAACACGCGGGTACCGGGGTGGCGGCCGGGTTTGGGTGGCGCAGCCGTGCAGATGACCATGGGTTTCCGGGGGACGCCGTACCGGTGGGGCGGCTCCAAGCCCGGCGGCTTCGACTGCTCCGGCCTCCTCTACTTCGTGTACGGGAAACTCGGTATGCGCCTGCCCCGCGTGGCCGAGGATCAGGCGCACGTGGGCACGTACGTGCCATGGGCCAACCTGCTCCCGGGTGACGCCGTCTTCTTCGCCGACTCGTCCGGATACATCCACCACATGGGCCTCTACATCGGCGGCGGAAAGATGGTCCACGCCCCCCAAACGGGCGATGTGGTCAAGGTCTCTGCCATCACCACCGGCCACTACGCAGAGCAGTTTGCGGGTGGGCGGCGCTACTCGCCCTAGGCCACCCCGGACAATGGGGGTCGAACGGCCCTCGGTGAGGGACATCCTCAGGGACATTTCACCGCAGTCCGGAGGGCGTCCCTGCGATAGCCTCTCGCGAAGCGGAAA from Thermoleophilia bacterium includes:
- a CDS encoding PLP-dependent aminotransferase family protein, with the protein product MPDVISFARGAPAPEALDGDLIARCTSEALAADPTVVLSYGTGGGYPPLREWLATHHGTTADRVLITNGSLEGYVFLLETFLAPGDLIALEAPTYDRALLQARIHGMEILPIPMQSDGMDVDVLAAACSAGHVPRLVYTIPNFHNPAGTTISAEKRRALIALAEQYDFWILEDDPYGRLRFEGEDIAGIYDMAGPDRVMFSSSFSKTLAPGLRVGYLVAPPDLVAQLVTRANQTYISPAHLPEAAVFYICAGGLLEPNIVRVTDLMRVRRDAMAAGLVHLPTGTRCVPPEGGFFMWAELPDGISADALLPRAQEAGVIYVAGSACFTSGHENTMRLAYSGVSLAEITEGMERLGQVLRTAG